In Nilaparvata lugens isolate BPH chromosome 5, ASM1435652v1, whole genome shotgun sequence, the following proteins share a genomic window:
- the LOC111056289 gene encoding uncharacterized protein LOC111056289, with amino-acid sequence MLNERVDALEQYGRRNTLEIHGIPAAREENTRDLVLAACKAVGVELRPEAIDCCHRLAKGANQRSPGIIPKFVRRDVAHMVLDKKKQMRNLSSRAVGVQGEEHSVFINLSLTVMRRKILSQVKKLQKDHGFKYVWVDKAGNIKVRPVYKGRVTVINNDTELNAFIAALA; translated from the coding sequence ATGCTAAATGAAAGGGTGGATGCTCTTGAACAATATGGGCGAAGAAACACCCTTGAAATACACGGGATTCCTGCTGCGCGTGAAGAGAATACCAGAGACCTGGTGCTGGCTGCCTGTAAAGCGGTCGGAGTCGAGCTGCGTCCGGAGGCGATTGACTGCTGTCACCGCCTTGCCAAGGGAGCAAATCAACGCTCGCCGGGAATCATACCCAAGTTCGTCCGACGCGATGTCGCACACATGGTCCTCGACAAGAAAAAACAAATGAGGAATCTTTCTTCGCGCGCCGTTGGTGTTCAGGGTGAGGAACACTCTGTTTTCATCAACTTGTCGCTGACTGTGATGCGGAGGAAGATATTATCTCAGGTAAAGAAGCTGCAAAAGGATCACGGATTCAAGTATGTGTGGGTGGATAAAGCGGGCAATATAAAGGTGAGACCAGTTTATAAGGGTAGGGTCACAGTGATTAATAATGATACGGAACTGAACGCTTTCATTGCTGCTTTAGCGTAA